The genomic window GTTGACGCCGTCGCCCACCATGGCCACGTTCTCGTAGCGGTCGACCAGCCCCTCGACGGTGTCGACCTTCTCCTCGGGCAGCAGTTCCGCCTGCACCTCGTCGATGCCGACCTCGTCGGCGATCCGGCGCGCGACGCGCTCGTTGTCGCCCGTCAGCATGACGACGTGCTCGACGCCGAGATCGCGGAGCTCGGCGATCATCTCCGCCGCACCGGGTCGCACCGTGTCGGTGAAGGCGAGCCAGCCGAGGACGGTCGTCCCGTCGTCGGACTCGCGGACGACCAGCACCGCCGTCTTGCCCTCTGCCTCGAGGTCCGCCAGCCGATCCAGTCCCTCGTCCAGTCCGTCGACGTCGGCGTCCCCGAGGAACGTCTCGACGTAACTGCGGTTCCCGACGTGGACGACGTCGCCGGCGACGGTGGCGCGGACGCCCTTGCCGGCGGCCGCCTGGAACCCCACTGCCTCGGGGACGTCGAGCGCCTGATCGTCGGCCGCCTCGACGGTCGCCTCGGCCAGGTGGTGCTCTGACCGGGCCTGGACGGCGGCCGCGAGACGCAGGAGCCGGTCTTCGTCGAGGGAGTCACTCGCTGCGCCGGCTCCGTCGCGGACGATCACGTCGGTCAGTCGCGTGTCGCCCTCGGTGAGCGTCCCCGTCTTGTCGAAGGCGACGGCGTCGATCTCCGCCGCCGTCTCGACGTGCTCCCCGCCCTTGAACAGGACGCCCTGTCGCCCGCCAGACGCGATGGCCGAGAGCACCGCCGCCGGCGTCGAGATGATGACCGCGCACGGGGACGCCGCGACCATGAGCGTCATGGCCCGGTAGAACGTGGGCGAGAACTCGGCGCCCAGCAGCATCGGGACGGCGACGGCCGCCGCCGTGAGGGTGAACACGCCCAGCACGTACGGCTGTTCGAGCCGGTCGATGAGCCGCTGCGTGGGCGCCTTCTCGCTCTGGGCCTCCTCGACCATGTGGATGAGCCTGGTGATGGCCGACTCGTGTGCCTCACGGGTCACCTCGATCTCGAGGCTCCCGCTCTCGTTGATCGTCCCGCCGAAGACCTCGTCGCCGGGCGCCTTCGCCACGGGCACGGACTCGCCGGTGAGCGAGGCCTGGTCGACCGTGCTCTCGCCGTCGACGACGGCCCCGTCGAGCGGGATGCGGTCGCCCGGACGGACGACGAACACGTCGCCGACCTCGACCTGGTCGATGGGAACGGCGACCTCCTCGCCGTCCCGGAGCACCCGCGCCGACTCCGGGCGCATCTCCACGAGCGAGCGGATGGCACGGCGCGAGCGTCCGATTGCGTAGTGCTGGAGCGTGTTCGACAGCGAGAACAGAAAGAGGAGCATCGCTCCCTCGAACGGCGCACCGATCAGGAGCGCCCCGACCGCCGCGACGATCATCAGCAGGTCGATGTCCACCGCGCGGTGCCGGAGCGTCTCGACGGCGCCCTGCAGCCCGTACCACCCACCGAAGACGTACGCGCCGCCGTAAGCGACCCACCTGACCGACGCGGGAGCGTCCAGCCAGCCGGCCACCAGCCCGCCGACCATCCCGAGCAGCGTGAGTCCGACAAACGCCGCCTCGACGCGTAGCTCCGAGCGCGTTCGCGCCTCGTCCGGCTCCTCCTCCTCGAGCGTGGCGCCACCGTCGCGGACCGCACGCCTGAGTTCGTCCTCCGAGACCACGCTCTCGTCGTAGGAGATCCGCACGCTCCCGGTCTGGAACGAGACGTCGACGTCGTGCACCCCGGCCACGTCCGCCAGGCGCCGCTCGAGCGACACCGCGCCGGACTCGCTCCGACCGCCGCGCCGCTCGATGGACAGCGTACACGTCGAGCGCTGAACTGGTTCGGCCGTCGTCACGGGAGGATCACCGCGTAATCCCGCAGTCGGCGTCCGTCTGGATTGTTCTCCACGGTTCGTCTCTCCCTACGCCCAGAACCGGCAAGAAGGAACCGACCGTTCTCGGTCACCGGGATTCGGAATCGTCAGCCGGTTTCAAGGACCAGCCACGCAGTATCGATACCATGGAGATCGGTCTCACGGTGGGCGGCTCGATCGAGCGGCTGGCGGCGACCGCGGAGGGGTTCGAGTTTGTCGAACTGTCGGTCGGGGAATCGGCGTACGGGCCCGGCGACGCGGACGACGAACTACGCGACGCGCTCGACGCCAGCGACGCGGAGCTGTGCGTCCACCTCCCGTTCGATCAGGTCCTCGCGACGCCGGTGGCACAGCTCAACGACGCGATCGTCGACTACCTCGCCGAACTGCTCGAGTGGGCGGGCGGGGTCGGCGCGCGGAAGGCGGTGCTTCACGCGACGATGCGGAACCCCCACGACACCGATCAGCGACCGACCTTCGCCGATCAGCTCTCGGCGGTCGCGGCCGCGGGCGACGACGCCGGCGTCGAGGTCGTCGTCGAGAACGTCGGCCACCAGGCCCGCGGGCTCCCGCTCTCGGTCCTCGGGGACATCGCCGAGGAGACGGGAACGGCCGTCTGCTTCGACGTCGGCCACGCCTACATGGAGGGCGGGGACGACGCGATCGATCGGTTCCTGGGAGAGCACGCCAGTCGGGTGTCGCACCTCCACGTCCACGACGTCCGGGGCCGCGGTGACACGCACCTCCCGCTCGGCGCGGGCGAGGTCGACTACGGAATCGTCGCCGAGCACCTGTCGGGCTTCGACGGGACCGCCGCCGTCGAGGTGTTCACCGACGACGTCCCGCTACTGGAGGACTCCGCCCGGCGGGTGCGGGACCACCTCGGGAACGGTGCCTGATCGAGTAGCGTGACGACGGCGTGCCGACACGTCGCGGTCGGTCCACCTGCGAGGAGAGAGGCCATTCTCCCGAAGACGTACCGTAGTTGCAGGTGGCAGTGGACGACGGTGATTCGTGTGAGGGCGGCGTCGACCGTCCTCGCTCAACAGAGACACTCGTGTTTCACTCGACTCGCACCGACGAGATCGGCGTGAATCTGGGTGGCAAGTTCCCGCATCGACTCGGCCTGCGCTTCGGTAGCGATACCGAGACGGTAGTAGGTCTTCGTCCGGTTCTGGTTCCAGAGCTCGGCCAGTCGTTCACCGAAGGCATCGCCGTACAGTCCGATCTCGGCCCCGCGCTGGTAGAGCCGACGATGGCTACTGATGACTTCGGAAGCCGACATCGCACCGTCGTGGACGAGCCGGAACTGGATCGTCCGCTCGATCGCGACGAACGACGACTCTATGACGACAGTGTAGTAGCCGTCGTCGAGGAGCCGGGACGCAGCGGCAAGCAACCGACAGGCACGTCGAAGCTGGACGAGTTCGGCCTCCTCGACGTCGAGTCCCTCCTCGACGTTCTCCGGTGATCGCTCGAAGCTCCGCCCGGCCTCGTCCAGTGCGTCCGTCACGTCACTGTTCTCCACCGGTGTACACCTCCTTGCGGAGGGCGGACAGCGCCTCTGATCCGACGAGGGTGATCCCCCCGTCGAACTGCCGACGCAGTCGATCTCCGATCCGTCTCGCGCTGTCGACCGACTCGACGAGCGCCTCGAAGGTGTAGCGGTTACCGTCGAATTTCGTCTCTTCGAGGTCACTCACGATCGTCTGGACGGTGCGACGTGCCCGTGTTCGATCGTCGTCGACGACGACGAGGAGATCGATATCGCTCGCCCGGTCTGCCTCGCCACGGGCGACACTCCCGAAGAGGAGGATCCCGGCGAGGTCCGCGATCTCCTCTCGAACCCCGTCGACGAATGCCCGGACCGGTTTGTGAAACTCGGCCTGGGGGATAGACAGCACTGGATCGGGTTTCGTGAGCCGGTCGCGGTCGATACTGACGTACTGCTTTCGTCCCTCCCGGCGAGTCTGAATCGGCCCGAGTTCTCGCAGAAGAGCGATCGCCTTCGAGATGGATCCCTGATTGGCCTCGGTCATCGCTGCGATCTGACTCACGGTGAATTCCTGATACGGTTCCTCGATCAAGAGAGCGAGAACGTCCTGCATCGCCTGATACCGGAAGACGCGTTCCTCCGGAAACGGATACTCCAGTGCGATCGTAGTGGACTCTTTCCCATTGGGCATACTATTCCTAATGTGAATATATAGTATAAAGGTATCCTCCGGGAGTGCACCTGTCATCCATCTGTGCTGAACGCTGCTTTCGGACTCCCCGCGGCGCGTTCGTGACCACCTCGGCGGCGGTACGTAGCCGGGCAGGCCGGTTCCCCCTCCGTGGGAATCCTCCGCAGATATATTACATCTCGATTACATCTATCGCTATGGCGATCGACTTCGAATCGGAGACTGCCGTCGTCACCGGCGCCGCGTCGGGCATCGGGCGGAAAACCGCGGAGCGGTTCGCGGCGGAGGGCGCGAACGTCGTGGTCAGCGACGTCGACGCCGACGGCGGACGCGAGACGGTCGAGCGGATCGAATCGGACGGCGGGACGGCCACCTTCGTCGAGACGGACGTGAGCGACGGCGGAGACGTCGAGGCGATGGTCGCCGAGGCCGTCGACGCCTACGGCGGTCTCGACGTCGCCGTCAACAACGCGGGCATCGAGGGCGAGACCGATCCCCTCGCCGAGGTGCCCG from Halomicrobium salinisoli includes these protein-coding regions:
- a CDS encoding heavy metal translocating P-type ATPase, encoding MTTAEPVQRSTCTLSIERRGGRSESGAVSLERRLADVAGVHDVDVSFQTGSVRISYDESVVSEDELRRAVRDGGATLEEEEPDEARTRSELRVEAAFVGLTLLGMVGGLVAGWLDAPASVRWVAYGGAYVFGGWYGLQGAVETLRHRAVDIDLLMIVAAVGALLIGAPFEGAMLLFLFSLSNTLQHYAIGRSRRAIRSLVEMRPESARVLRDGEEVAVPIDQVEVGDVFVVRPGDRIPLDGAVVDGESTVDQASLTGESVPVAKAPGDEVFGGTINESGSLEIEVTREAHESAITRLIHMVEEAQSEKAPTQRLIDRLEQPYVLGVFTLTAAAVAVPMLLGAEFSPTFYRAMTLMVAASPCAVIISTPAAVLSAIASGGRQGVLFKGGEHVETAAEIDAVAFDKTGTLTEGDTRLTDVIVRDGAGAASDSLDEDRLLRLAAAVQARSEHHLAEATVEAADDQALDVPEAVGFQAAAGKGVRATVAGDVVHVGNRSYVETFLGDADVDGLDEGLDRLADLEAEGKTAVLVVRESDDGTTVLGWLAFTDTVRPGAAEMIAELRDLGVEHVVMLTGDNERVARRIADEVGIDEVQAELLPEEKVDTVEGLVDRYENVAMVGDGVNDAPALATATLGVAMGGAGTDVALETADVVLMGDDITKVPYVLGLGRRTRRTLSVNLAIAFGAIVLMVGTILLRGIPLPLAVVGHEGSTVLVSLNGLRLLGYRD
- a CDS encoding sugar phosphate isomerase/epimerase family protein gives rise to the protein MEIGLTVGGSIERLAATAEGFEFVELSVGESAYGPGDADDELRDALDASDAELCVHLPFDQVLATPVAQLNDAIVDYLAELLEWAGGVGARKAVLHATMRNPHDTDQRPTFADQLSAVAAAGDDAGVEVVVENVGHQARGLPLSVLGDIAEETGTAVCFDVGHAYMEGGDDAIDRFLGEHASRVSHLHVHDVRGRGDTHLPLGAGEVDYGIVAEHLSGFDGTAAVEVFTDDVPLLEDSARRVRDHLGNGA
- a CDS encoding nucleotidyltransferase domain-containing protein — protein: MPNGKESTTIALEYPFPEERVFRYQAMQDVLALLIEEPYQEFTVSQIAAMTEANQGSISKAIALLRELGPIQTRREGRKQYVSIDRDRLTKPDPVLSIPQAEFHKPVRAFVDGVREEIADLAGILLFGSVARGEADRASDIDLLVVVDDDRTRARRTVQTIVSDLEETKFDGNRYTFEALVESVDSARRIGDRLRRQFDGGITLVGSEALSALRKEVYTGGEQ